One genomic segment of Pseudomonas fortuita includes these proteins:
- a CDS encoding tetratricopeptide repeat protein: MSAASNIHSLLARLLPERVIAPPAPVGRRQRLFAGVGLPSQRSMLVNRLDEASDLQAVYADLRRQALLGSVAALNDLGWIWLNGKYWRADTVLAGHLLRMAALQGNAAAWFNLGQQHYFGKGIDPSYVQAAECYRQAFERGMLHAAAALGDLYEEEVCDGDLDWQVDLVQAYQWFMRGAERGEARCRFEVGYRLMHGLYVEADLKAALYWLELAAAAGVVQAAEELAVHFSSRDAARYQEWRDRAVQMGSTLALTMKLEDQIQP, translated from the coding sequence ATGTCTGCTGCCAGCAATATCCATTCGCTGCTTGCCCGCCTTCTGCCCGAGCGGGTCATTGCGCCACCGGCCCCGGTCGGGAGGCGACAGCGGCTGTTTGCCGGTGTGGGGTTGCCCAGCCAGCGCTCGATGCTGGTCAACCGCCTGGATGAGGCCAGCGACCTGCAGGCCGTATATGCCGACTTGCGTCGCCAGGCGTTGCTAGGCAGCGTGGCGGCGCTGAACGACCTCGGCTGGATCTGGCTCAACGGCAAGTACTGGCGTGCTGATACCGTGCTGGCCGGCCACCTTCTGCGCATGGCAGCCCTGCAGGGCAATGCTGCGGCCTGGTTCAACCTTGGGCAGCAGCATTACTTTGGCAAAGGTATCGACCCTTCCTACGTGCAGGCGGCGGAGTGTTACCGACAGGCCTTCGAACGGGGCATGCTGCATGCCGCCGCAGCACTGGGTGACCTGTATGAGGAGGAGGTGTGCGATGGCGACCTTGATTGGCAGGTCGACCTGGTACAGGCCTACCAGTGGTTCATGCGCGGGGCCGAGCGGGGCGAGGCGCGTTGCCGCTTCGAGGTGGGTTACAGGTTGATGCACGGGCTGTACGTAGAGGCCGACCTCAAGGCCGCTCTCTATTGGCTGGAGCTGGCGGCTGCGGCGGGGGTGGTGCAGGCAGCAGAGGAGCTGGCGGTGCACTTCAGCAGCCGTGATGCGGCGCGGTACCAGGAATGGCGGGACCGGGCGGTGCAGATGGGCAGCACATTGGCACTGACCATGAAGCTGGAAGACCAGATCCAGCCCTGA
- a CDS encoding ABC transporter permease: MTTTPVRQEYEVQLQPLLSVPLERQLPLAQRLWQQGWLRKAVILLVIAVLWEAVARYQDNDLLLPGFVQTAAALWDGMISGELPAKVGVSLVILLKGYVLGIVLAFGLTSLAVSTQLGRDLLGTLTSMFNPLPAIALLPLALLWFGLGDNSLIFVLVHSVLWALALNTYAGFLGVSETLRMAGRNYGLKGLRLVLHILVPAALPSILSGLKIGWAFAWRTLIAAELVFGASSGKGGLGWYIFQNRNELYTDKVFAGLAVVILIGLLVEGLVFNTLERLTVRRWGMQR, from the coding sequence ATGACCACTACACCTGTACGCCAGGAATACGAGGTGCAGCTGCAGCCCCTGCTCAGTGTGCCTCTGGAACGACAACTGCCGTTGGCCCAGCGCCTGTGGCAGCAAGGCTGGCTGCGCAAGGCAGTTATCCTGCTGGTGATCGCTGTGCTGTGGGAGGCCGTCGCCCGCTATCAGGACAACGACCTGCTATTGCCTGGCTTTGTACAAACTGCCGCAGCGCTGTGGGACGGCATGATCAGTGGTGAACTGCCGGCCAAGGTTGGCGTGTCGCTGGTGATCCTGCTCAAGGGCTACGTGCTGGGCATCGTCCTGGCCTTCGGCCTGACCAGCCTGGCAGTTTCGACCCAGCTGGGCCGGGACCTGCTGGGCACGTTGACCTCGATGTTCAACCCGCTACCAGCCATTGCCCTGCTGCCGCTGGCTTTGCTGTGGTTCGGGCTGGGCGACAACAGCCTGATCTTCGTGCTGGTGCATTCGGTGCTGTGGGCCTTGGCGCTGAATACCTACGCGGGCTTTCTTGGTGTCTCGGAAACACTGCGCATGGCTGGTCGCAACTATGGCCTGAAAGGGCTGCGACTGGTGCTACACATCCTCGTGCCGGCGGCATTGCCATCAATCCTGTCGGGGCTGAAGATCGGCTGGGCTTTTGCCTGGCGCACCCTGATTGCCGCCGAGCTGGTGTTTGGGGCCAGCAGCGGTAAAGGCGGGCTGGGCTGGTACATCTTCCAGAACCGTAACGAGCTGTATACCGACAAGGTATTTGCCGGGTTGGCGGTGGTGATCCTGATCGGTTTGCTGGTGGAAGGGTTGGTGTTCAACACCCTGGAGCGGCTGACCGTGCGGCGTTGGGGCATGCAGCGCTGA
- a CDS encoding ABC transporter ATP-binding protein, protein MTAPLPGHTASNLSRVATPPLLKVDNLSLEYRTAQRVVRATHQVSFEVDRADRFVLLGPSGCGKSTLLKAVAGFIQPQEGQILLQGEAVRGPGPDRIVVFQEFDQLPPWKTVKQNVMFPLLVSGQLKRADAEERALHYLEKVGLAAFADAYPHTLSGGMKARVAIARALATQPKILLMDEPFAALDALTRRKMQEELLLLWEEVRFTLLFVTHSIEEALVVGNRILLLSPHPGRVRAEVHSHQYDLTSLGGSDFQASARRIHRLLFDEADTPEKPNDIGFNAIRIAY, encoded by the coding sequence ATGACCGCCCCATTGCCAGGCCACACGGCCAGCAACCTGAGCCGTGTCGCAACGCCGCCTTTGCTCAAGGTGGATAACCTCAGCCTCGAATACCGCACCGCACAACGCGTGGTGCGGGCCACCCACCAGGTCAGCTTCGAAGTCGACCGTGCCGACCGCTTTGTGCTGCTGGGCCCCTCCGGTTGCGGCAAGTCCACCTTGCTCAAAGCCGTAGCCGGTTTCATCCAGCCGCAGGAAGGGCAGATTCTGCTGCAGGGCGAAGCGGTCCGTGGCCCCGGGCCCGACCGCATCGTGGTGTTCCAGGAGTTTGACCAACTGCCGCCGTGGAAAACGGTGAAGCAGAACGTGATGTTCCCACTGCTGGTGTCGGGCCAGCTCAAGCGCGCCGATGCCGAGGAGCGGGCGCTGCATTACCTGGAGAAGGTTGGCCTGGCCGCCTTCGCCGATGCCTATCCGCATACCTTGTCGGGCGGCATGAAGGCACGCGTGGCGATTGCCCGGGCCTTGGCCACGCAGCCAAAGATCCTGTTGATGGATGAGCCGTTCGCCGCCCTTGATGCGCTGACCCGGCGCAAGATGCAGGAAGAGCTGTTGCTGCTGTGGGAGGAAGTGCGGTTTACCCTGCTGTTCGTGACCCACTCCATCGAGGAGGCGCTGGTGGTCGGCAACCGTATCCTGCTGCTTTCGCCACACCCGGGGCGGGTGCGGGCTGAAGTGCACAGCCATCAGTACGACCTGACGAGCCTGGGTGGCAGCGACTTCCAGGCCAGTGCCCGGCGTATCCACCGCTTGCTGTTTGATGAGGCAGATACCCCGGAAAAGCCCAACGACATTGGCTTCAACGCTATTCGCATTGCCTACTAA
- a CDS encoding WYL domain-containing protein — protein sequence MPFATTRATLSRQWALLRQLPSRSPGITSAELVWGLRDVGFTVSKRTVERDLNELSLIFPLERNDKSIPFGWHWSASAVGELRGNFDLLTHLRGDALQPAKGEGVELVARISDALARQLRDAPLSSDMQLTALEHGHRLRATVSDGWPLRWWLLSHGDGLVVEQPSVLREEIGKILSNAAAQYLT from the coding sequence TTGCCGTTCGCCACCACTCGCGCCACTCTCAGCCGTCAGTGGGCACTGCTGCGCCAGCTGCCCAGCCGCTCCCCAGGTATTACCAGCGCCGAGCTTGTCTGGGGGCTGCGCGATGTGGGCTTCACGGTCAGCAAACGCACTGTAGAGCGCGACCTCAATGAGCTGTCGCTGATCTTTCCGCTGGAACGCAATGACAAGAGCATCCCGTTTGGCTGGCACTGGTCAGCGAGTGCGGTGGGTGAGTTGCGCGGTAACTTCGACTTGCTGACGCACCTGCGGGGGGATGCGTTGCAACCGGCGAAGGGTGAGGGCGTGGAGCTGGTGGCGCGAATCAGCGATGCACTGGCGCGGCAGTTGCGCGATGCGCCGTTGAGCAGCGACATGCAGCTGACGGCGCTGGAGCATGGGCATCGGTTGCGGGCCACGGTGAGTGACGGTTGGCCATTGCGCTGGTGGCTGCTGAGCCATGGGGATGGGTTGGTGGTGGAGCAGCCTTCAGTATTGAGGGAAGAAATTGGCAAGATCCTGAGCAATGCGGCAGCTCAGTACCTGACTTGA